A genomic window from Vagococcus sp. CY52-2 includes:
- a CDS encoding tRNA1(Val) (adenine(37)-N6)-methyltransferase — translation MTTKLFPGERIDQLLSQNIQIIQSSEVFSFSLDAVLLAYFASIPKRGTIVDFCAGNGAIGLFMRPRTHATITGVELQEKLYDMAKRSIELNQFNDSMTMIHADIKNIAQFIKPDSVDFITCNPPYFKEAPNSKKNPNPYLAIARHEIHLGIDDVFQQASKLLKMNGKIAMVHRPDRLIDILHSMEKNRIAPKRIQFVYPKTNKEANTLLIEGIKDGKTDGLRILPPLYVYGEDNEYLPEIKGMLHGTS, via the coding sequence TTGACTACCAAACTTTTTCCAGGGGAACGCATCGATCAGCTGTTGTCCCAGAATATACAAATCATTCAAAGTTCAGAGGTGTTTTCATTTTCTTTAGATGCCGTTTTATTGGCCTATTTTGCCTCGATTCCTAAAAGAGGGACTATCGTCGACTTTTGCGCTGGAAATGGTGCTATCGGCCTATTTATGCGCCCTAGAACACACGCAACGATTACTGGCGTTGAACTACAAGAAAAGCTCTATGATATGGCGAAACGCAGTATCGAATTAAACCAGTTTAACGACTCTATGACCATGATTCATGCTGATATTAAAAACATCGCGCAATTTATCAAACCCGATTCAGTAGATTTTATCACGTGTAACCCACCTTACTTTAAAGAAGCACCCAATAGTAAAAAAAATCCTAATCCTTATTTAGCCATTGCGCGTCATGAAATTCATTTAGGAATTGATGATGTGTTTCAACAAGCCTCTAAGCTATTAAAAATGAATGGGAAAATTGCGATGGTACACAGACCGGATCGACTGATTGATATTTTACATAGTATGGAAAAAAATCGTATTGCCCCAAAACGAATCCAATTTGTCTACCCCAAAACGAATAAAGAAGCCAATACATTACTTATTGAAGGAATTAAAGATGGGAAAACAGATGGATTAAGAATTCTTCCCCCTCTTTATGTTTATGGTGAGGATAATGAGTATTTACCAGAGATTAAGGGGATGCTTCATGGCACAAGCTAA
- the plsX gene encoding phosphate acyltransferase PlsX, with protein MKIAVDAMGGDNAPKAIVEGVMLAKKDFPDIEFLLFGKESAIKEYVTDDKNITIIHTDEKIESDDEPVRAIRRKKQASMVLAAQAVKEKQADALFSAGNTGALLAAGLFIVGRIKQVERPGLMTTMPVFTGEKGAGFDFIDMGANADNKPEHLLTYGILASYYASQVRAVKNPRVGLLNNGTEDTKGSELTKKAFELLKEEPSLNFVGNVEARDLFNGVADVVVTDGFTGNAVLKSIEGTAQAIMSNLKSSILDSGLKGKMGALLLKDSLKELKQKMDYSNHGGAVLFGVKAPVVKTHGSTGPDAVRHTIRQIHTMLEKDVVNNLVAYFDEHQA; from the coding sequence ATGAAAATAGCGGTAGATGCTATGGGTGGAGACAACGCGCCAAAAGCAATTGTTGAAGGTGTGATGTTAGCCAAAAAAGATTTTCCAGATATTGAATTTTTATTATTTGGAAAAGAATCAGCCATTAAAGAATATGTGACAGACGATAAAAATATTACGATTATTCACACAGATGAAAAAATAGAAAGTGATGATGAGCCAGTTAGAGCGATTCGACGAAAAAAACAAGCATCAATGGTTTTAGCAGCTCAAGCTGTTAAAGAAAAACAAGCAGACGCGTTGTTTTCTGCAGGTAATACAGGTGCTCTTTTAGCAGCTGGGCTATTTATTGTGGGACGTATCAAACAAGTGGAGCGACCAGGCTTGATGACAACGATGCCAGTTTTTACAGGTGAAAAAGGGGCTGGATTTGATTTTATTGATATGGGAGCAAATGCTGATAATAAGCCAGAACATTTGTTAACGTATGGTATTTTAGCGTCTTATTATGCCAGTCAAGTTCGTGCCGTGAAAAATCCTCGTGTCGGTCTTTTAAACAATGGGACGGAAGATACTAAAGGAAGCGAGCTAACGAAAAAAGCATTTGAATTATTAAAAGAAGAACCAAGTTTAAATTTTGTCGGAAATGTTGAAGCAAGAGATTTATTTAATGGTGTCGCAGATGTGGTTGTGACAGATGGGTTTACTGGAAATGCCGTGTTAAAATCCATTGAAGGAACAGCTCAAGCTATTATGAGTAATTTAAAATCATCAATTTTAGATAGTGGATTAAAAGGCAAAATGGGCGCATTGCTATTAAAAGATAGCTTAAAAGAATTAAAACAAAAAATGGACTACTCAAATCATGGCGGAGCTGTCTTGTTTGGTGTCAAAGCACCTGTTGTTAAAACACATGGCTCAACAGGACCAGATGCGGTGAGACACACAATTAGACAAATCCATACGATGCTTGAAAAAGATGTAGTAAATAATTTAGTTGCTTATTTTGATGAGCATCAAGCATAG
- a CDS encoding GIY-YIG nuclease family protein, whose translation MAQAKHHYFYVLLCADNTFYAGYTTNLERRLDEHNSGKGSKYTRLKKRRPAKMIHHEVFETKSEAMKKEYAFKQLTRLKKEAYLADN comes from the coding sequence ATGGCACAAGCTAAACATCACTATTTTTACGTATTATTATGTGCTGACAATACTTTTTATGCTGGTTATACCACAAACTTAGAAAGACGACTAGATGAGCATAACTCTGGTAAGGGGTCAAAATATACTAGACTAAAAAAAAGACGACCGGCAAAAATGATTCACCATGAAGTATTTGAAACAAAAAGTGAAGCCATGAAAAAAGAATATGCCTTTAAACAATTAACACGTCTTAAAAAAGAAGCGTATTTAGCCGATAATTAA
- the recG gene encoding ATP-dependent DNA helicase RecG, with amino-acid sequence MKQLSDSVATLSGVGPKRVETLKTLHIETINDLLTHYPFRYDDIQEKKLEEISDQEKVVLKGIAISDGVVNYYGHKKSRLVFRMMVEQAVITVTFFNQPFLKNKIRSSEEIAIFGKWDAKRKSLTGLKIMATQQQEEEFTPIYSVNKHIKQQTLVQLIKQGFEGYGELVEENLPDYLLDKYKLMPKQQAVRAMHFPESIEENRLAKRRLTFEEFFLFQLKMIQLKEEETAKEHGNPILYDVDELKQFIKTLPFELTNAQKRVVNEICADMRSPYHMHRLLQGDVGSGKTMVAALALFAAHTASYQGALMVPTEILAEQHMESLSELFENTPVRVSLLTGSTKTKARRQILAELAEGEIDILVGTHALIQEEVQFKNLGLVITDEQHRFGVNQRKILREKGNHPDVLFMTATPIPRTLAITAYGEMDVSIIDELPAGRKPIETRWALPKQLDSILATMRELLRQGQQAYVICPLIEESEMLDVKNATEIYEHLSTFFSPTYHVDLLHGKMKADEKDTIMQKFKDNDTQVLVSTTVIEVGVNVPNATMMVIIDADRFGLAQLHQLRGRVGRGKKASYCVLIANPKSEQGKERMKIMTETTDGFVLSQKDLEMRGPGDFFGAKQSGLPEFKVGDMVADFIMLETAREEAISLWKTPDWVQDKSFVPLAKSIKSTTYQLNHLD; translated from the coding sequence GTGAAACAGTTAAGTGATAGTGTCGCGACACTTAGTGGTGTTGGCCCAAAGCGTGTGGAGACACTCAAAACATTACACATAGAAACGATTAATGATTTACTGACACATTATCCGTTTCGCTATGACGATATCCAAGAAAAAAAGTTAGAAGAAATTAGTGATCAAGAAAAAGTAGTCTTAAAAGGTATTGCCATTTCTGATGGGGTAGTCAATTACTATGGGCATAAAAAAAGCCGTTTAGTTTTTCGAATGATGGTGGAGCAAGCTGTTATAACTGTGACGTTTTTCAATCAACCCTTTTTAAAAAATAAAATTCGTTCGTCAGAAGAAATTGCCATTTTTGGTAAATGGGATGCAAAGAGAAAGTCGTTAACAGGTCTAAAAATAATGGCGACACAGCAGCAAGAAGAAGAGTTTACTCCCATTTATAGTGTGAATAAACATATCAAACAACAAACACTGGTTCAACTGATTAAACAGGGGTTTGAAGGGTACGGTGAGTTGGTTGAAGAAAACTTACCAGATTATTTATTGGACAAATATAAGCTGATGCCTAAACAACAAGCTGTTAGAGCGATGCATTTTCCAGAATCAATTGAAGAAAATCGTTTAGCCAAAAGGCGATTAACTTTTGAAGAATTTTTCTTATTCCAATTAAAGATGATTCAATTAAAGGAGGAAGAAACAGCCAAAGAACACGGCAATCCTATTTTATATGATGTGGATGAGTTGAAACAGTTTATTAAGACATTACCGTTTGAATTAACGAATGCTCAAAAACGAGTTGTCAACGAAATTTGTGCTGACATGAGAAGTCCTTATCATATGCATCGCTTACTGCAAGGAGATGTTGGTAGCGGGAAAACGATGGTGGCAGCGCTGGCTTTATTTGCAGCCCACACGGCATCCTATCAAGGAGCGTTGATGGTACCAACCGAAATTTTAGCAGAGCAACATATGGAAAGTCTAAGTGAATTGTTTGAAAATACGCCAGTTAGAGTATCATTATTAACAGGTTCGACAAAGACCAAAGCACGTCGACAAATATTAGCTGAACTAGCAGAAGGTGAAATTGATATTTTAGTTGGGACACATGCCTTAATCCAAGAAGAAGTTCAATTCAAAAATTTAGGTCTTGTCATCACAGATGAGCAACATCGTTTTGGTGTAAATCAGCGAAAAATATTACGAGAAAAAGGCAATCATCCAGATGTGTTGTTTATGACAGCGACACCAATACCTAGAACGTTGGCCATCACAGCTTATGGCGAAATGGATGTGTCGATTATTGATGAGTTACCAGCCGGACGAAAACCCATTGAAACACGTTGGGCCTTGCCGAAACAATTGGATAGTATTTTAGCAACTATGCGTGAGTTACTAAGACAAGGGCAACAAGCGTATGTGATTTGTCCGTTGATTGAAGAGTCAGAGATGCTAGATGTAAAAAATGCAACGGAAATTTACGAACACTTATCTACCTTTTTCTCTCCGACGTATCATGTTGATTTATTACATGGCAAGATGAAGGCTGATGAAAAAGACACCATCATGCAAAAGTTCAAAGACAATGACACACAAGTATTGGTTTCAACAACTGTTATTGAGGTTGGAGTAAATGTCCCAAATGCCACGATGATGGTTATTATTGATGCTGATCGTTTTGGTTTAGCCCAGCTTCATCAGTTACGTGGACGTGTTGGACGTGGGAAAAAAGCGTCTTATTGTGTGTTGATAGCTAATCCAAAGAGTGAGCAAGGTAAAGAGCGAATGAAAATCATGACTGAAACGACAGATGGTTTTGTATTGAGTCAAAAAGATTTGGAAATGCGAGGTCCTGGAGACTTTTTCGGCGCCAAACAATCTGGTTTGCCTGAATTTAAAGTGGGGGATATGGTAGCTGATTTTATTATGTTAGAAACAGCAAGAGAAGAAGCCATCAGTCTTTGGAAAACGCCTGATTGGGTACAGGATAAATCGTTTGTACCATTAGCTAAGAGTATCAAGAGCACAACATATCAATTAAATCATTTAGATTAA
- a CDS encoding 1-acyl-sn-glycerol-3-phosphate acyltransferase, whose product MYRVLLAVVRFLTFVINTNSRFVGKDNLPKDKNYVLVSPHRTWFEPLYFAMGAWPKKFAFMAKKELFKNPILSYILKKCHAFPVDRDNPGPSVIKTPVKTLKNTDLSVMVFPSGSRYSEELKGGAALIAKMGKVDIIPAVYQGPLTFGGLFTKRRVTVAYGTPIDISDIKKMDKDGIAEVERRMQEAFNQLDYQVNPDFVYVPPVKKEKIDS is encoded by the coding sequence ATGTATCGAGTACTTTTAGCGGTTGTTCGATTTTTAACGTTTGTTATTAATACTAACTCAAGATTTGTTGGTAAAGACAATCTACCAAAAGATAAAAATTATGTCCTAGTCAGCCCACATAGAACATGGTTTGAACCATTGTACTTTGCTATGGGAGCTTGGCCGAAAAAATTTGCTTTTATGGCAAAAAAAGAATTATTTAAAAATCCGATCTTATCTTATATCTTGAAAAAATGTCATGCTTTTCCTGTGGATCGTGATAATCCTGGCCCTAGTGTGATTAAAACACCAGTTAAAACATTGAAAAACACTGATTTAAGCGTCATGGTCTTTCCTAGTGGCAGTCGTTACTCTGAAGAACTAAAAGGTGGTGCGGCACTTATCGCAAAAATGGGGAAAGTTGATATTATTCCAGCTGTGTACCAAGGACCATTGACATTCGGTGGATTGTTTACAAAACGTCGTGTGACAGTTGCGTATGGAACGCCAATTGATATCTCAGATATTAAAAAAATGGACAAAGATGGCATTGCAGAAGTGGAAAGACGTATGCAAGAAGCATTTAATCAATTAGATTATCAAGTCAATCCAGATTTCGTTTATGTGCCACCAGTTAAAAAAGAAAAAATAGACTCTTAG
- the acpP gene encoding acyl carrier protein, translating to MSRDDVFGKIQTIIVEHFEVDEDKVTETTNIKEDLDADSISIMEFVLELEDVFDAEISDEDAEKIETVGAAVDYIVANQ from the coding sequence ATGTCTAGAGATGACGTATTTGGTAAAATCCAAACAATTATCGTTGAGCACTTTGAAGTAGATGAAGATAAAGTGACTGAAACAACAAATATCAAAGAAGATTTAGATGCAGATTCAATTAGCATTATGGAATTTGTTTTAGAATTAGAAGATGTCTTTGATGCAGAAATTTCTGATGAAGATGCAGAAAAAATTGAAACAGTTGGCGCAGCAGTTGATTATATCGTTGCAAACCAATAA
- a CDS encoding AAA family ATPase has protein sequence MKPLTLTLEHFGPYEDETIDFSSFYAQSLFLISGKTGSGKTTLFDAMSYALYGNTSGDAREAKEMRSNFSTIDDVTRVTFVFEHDKKTYHIVREPEQLRRRLRGEGEKLEKAKSVLTIFDEDGKEEAQYTKQMDVNIHIQELLQLSAKQFSQIVMLPQGDFQRFLQSDSDNKEAVLRQLFDTSKYQEIARKLKDKKKEQSNELKKEQQKLQTLFEQVEWDEEFLETVSGDRTIEEKLALYDKQKQKKEQHIADLNDNVTLVKKERDDQLARLEVARALEKLFVEKEETEKMLEKRLLETEKINDLKQRMTRFSQLEPLEKVLIDISASQIKLDEQEQQQTITKTELHEVEKHYLELVDKKRALDNQETTIKELETYLVKLEERLPLFEEEAQLVKKLAELVIEEEKQAVELKKFETHVEKAKKSQDELQQAVDTIPSLYKELTNLKEKQVKETALLDDVTSFQTYLGEEESLKKEYEKHEETMSLRQKELEDLKLKLAEKKDSWARGQIARLSLDLINGEPCPVCGAIDHPEPAHVTQLSKEEFDVLEQEIEGLTTKEEQLVQDISHLQAQKDAIQDKVTSLVSKQTSLSEKISTNMAEVDKTHWLETVTKQVKITTQQVSDYTQQLTELEVKQEELEQAKAELGQLDKKRSESQVTIQQIKEEKRLCQHSNDELKKRIGTDITSFEEAKKEQKTIKQQIDTWYEESKQCDKSLSEMMTDKTKLQTRLEELEHNKQVLQNELTELEKSKTAFLFDYQWDEEMLQTILADKENKVRYEETIAQFEKEIYSLKETLSSLKDKTKEADKPDLTKLEKLYQVANQKYEQVIDDKRQQEIKLENNNKTIQTIQILMTDIKEDMRVLHELSVLSDVLNGDSDHKLSIERYVLQSYLRKILAVANHTLKKLTRGRYTFALRDAKQSSKKKTGLEIDIFDDNVGQLRGVNTLSGGESFIASLTLALALAEVIQSEAGGVKIDAMFVDEGFGSLDEEALETAIRALETMGESNRLIGIISHVNELKERIPQQLKISVSKDNRSHATPQLEFT, from the coding sequence ATGAAGCCTTTAACATTAACGTTAGAACATTTTGGACCATATGAAGATGAGACGATTGATTTTTCTTCTTTTTACGCACAATCATTGTTTTTAATTTCAGGTAAAACAGGTTCTGGGAAGACAACACTTTTTGATGCGATGAGTTATGCATTATACGGAAATACATCAGGTGACGCTCGTGAAGCAAAAGAAATGCGGTCAAATTTTTCGACGATTGATGATGTGACACGCGTAACATTTGTGTTTGAACATGACAAAAAAACGTATCATATCGTTCGTGAGCCGGAGCAATTACGTAGAAGGTTACGTGGTGAGGGAGAAAAATTAGAAAAAGCCAAATCAGTTTTGACGATTTTTGATGAAGATGGGAAAGAAGAAGCACAGTATACCAAACAAATGGATGTTAACATTCATATCCAAGAGTTATTACAACTTAGTGCAAAACAATTTTCGCAAATCGTGATGTTGCCACAAGGTGATTTTCAACGGTTTCTACAATCTGATAGTGACAATAAAGAAGCAGTTTTACGCCAGTTATTTGATACTTCTAAGTATCAAGAAATCGCTAGAAAGCTTAAAGATAAGAAAAAAGAACAATCTAACGAGTTAAAGAAAGAACAACAAAAATTACAAACGCTCTTTGAACAAGTCGAATGGGATGAAGAATTCCTAGAAACTGTGTCAGGTGATAGGACAATCGAAGAAAAATTAGCGTTATATGATAAACAAAAACAAAAAAAAGAGCAACACATTGCTGATTTAAATGATAATGTGACGTTAGTTAAGAAAGAACGGGATGACCAACTTGCTAGGTTAGAAGTAGCTCGAGCGTTAGAAAAATTATTTGTCGAAAAAGAAGAAACCGAAAAAATGCTAGAGAAACGATTGCTTGAAACAGAGAAAATCAATGACTTGAAACAACGTATGACACGTTTTTCTCAATTAGAACCATTAGAAAAAGTACTGATTGATATCAGCGCTTCTCAGATAAAGCTAGATGAACAAGAGCAACAACAAACGATAACCAAAACAGAACTCCACGAGGTAGAAAAACATTACTTGGAATTAGTTGATAAGAAAAGAGCACTAGATAATCAAGAAACAACGATAAAAGAGCTTGAAACTTATTTGGTGAAATTAGAAGAACGTCTGCCATTATTTGAAGAAGAAGCACAGTTAGTTAAAAAACTAGCAGAGTTAGTCATAGAAGAAGAAAAACAAGCAGTTGAATTAAAAAAGTTTGAAACACATGTTGAAAAAGCTAAGAAAAGCCAAGATGAGTTGCAACAAGCAGTGGATACTATTCCTTCTTTATACAAGGAACTGACTAACTTAAAAGAAAAACAAGTGAAAGAAACAGCATTATTAGACGATGTGACATCTTTTCAAACTTATCTTGGTGAAGAAGAGTCTTTAAAAAAAGAGTATGAAAAACATGAAGAGACAATGTCGTTACGACAAAAAGAATTAGAGGACTTAAAGCTTAAATTAGCAGAGAAAAAAGATTCGTGGGCACGAGGTCAAATTGCTAGATTGAGTTTAGATTTGATAAACGGTGAACCTTGTCCAGTTTGTGGCGCGATTGACCATCCAGAACCTGCTCATGTAACACAACTATCCAAAGAAGAGTTTGATGTCTTAGAACAGGAAATAGAAGGTCTCACAACAAAAGAAGAGCAGTTAGTTCAAGATATCAGTCATCTACAAGCACAAAAAGATGCGATACAAGATAAAGTAACTAGTTTAGTATCCAAACAAACCAGTTTATCAGAGAAAATATCAACTAATATGGCAGAGGTAGATAAGACACATTGGTTAGAAACAGTGACTAAACAAGTTAAAATAACCACTCAACAAGTGAGTGATTATACACAACAGCTAACAGAACTTGAAGTCAAACAAGAAGAGTTGGAACAAGCTAAGGCTGAGTTAGGTCAGCTTGATAAAAAACGAAGTGAAAGTCAGGTTACTATCCAGCAAATCAAAGAAGAAAAACGATTGTGTCAACATAGTAATGATGAGTTGAAAAAACGTATAGGAACAGATATCACTTCTTTTGAAGAAGCAAAAAAAGAACAGAAAACAATCAAGCAACAAATTGATACTTGGTATGAAGAAAGCAAACAATGTGACAAATCATTATCTGAGATGATGACTGATAAAACGAAATTACAAACAAGGCTAGAGGAATTAGAACATAATAAACAAGTCCTACAAAACGAATTAACCGAACTTGAAAAAAGTAAAACAGCCTTTTTATTTGATTATCAGTGGGATGAAGAGATGCTTCAAACTATCTTAGCCGATAAAGAAAATAAAGTCAGGTATGAAGAAACCATTGCTCAATTTGAAAAAGAAATTTACTCATTAAAAGAAACGTTATCGAGCTTGAAAGATAAAACGAAAGAAGCAGATAAACCAGATTTAACAAAATTAGAGAAACTATACCAAGTAGCAAACCAAAAGTATGAACAAGTGATAGATGATAAACGTCAACAAGAAATTAAATTGGAGAATAACAATAAAACAATTCAAACGATTCAGATATTGATGACAGATATCAAAGAAGATATGCGAGTATTGCATGAGCTGAGTGTGTTATCAGATGTGTTAAATGGAGATAGTGACCATAAATTAAGCATTGAGCGATATGTGTTGCAAAGCTATCTGCGTAAAATTTTGGCCGTTGCAAACCACACATTGAAAAAACTCACACGAGGTCGATATACCTTTGCATTAAGAGATGCTAAACAATCCTCGAAGAAAAAAACAGGTTTAGAAATTGATATTTTTGATGACAATGTGGGGCAACTAAGAGGAGTCAATACTCTGTCAGGTGGCGAGAGTTTTATTGCGTCTCTTACATTAGCATTGGCACTAGCTGAAGTGATTCAAAGTGAAGCAGGCGGTGTGAAAATTGATGCGATGTTTGTTGACGAAGGGTTTGGCTCGCTAGATGAGGAAGCACTTGAAACAGCGATTCGTGCGCTTGAAACAATGGGTGAGAGTAATCGATTGATTGGCATTATTTCTCATGTTAATGAATTAAAAGAAAGAATCCCACAACAATTAAAAATATCAGTGTCTAAAGACAATCGAAGTCATGCGACACCACAGCTAGAATTCACGTAA
- a CDS encoding exonuclease SbcCD subunit D gives MKFLQTADWHIGRKLNGFSLLEEQRDAFDKMLQVATEQDVDAIVVAGDLYDRSMPSVEAVELLNTMMIEMNLVHQFPVLAISGNHDSATRLSTGSPWLEKEQFYLYTQLEQFFSPVVVGDTQFFLLPYIEPVHARLYFNDDTLVTIPLVMERLMTEAKSLFLPDKYHVLVSHFFVTGACKSESETPLEVGGLSSVPADMFELFDYVALGHLHDKNALSNQALIKYSGSLLKYSLSERNQDKGVRVVTLKDDGVDSQFIPIAPLRDVALLRGEFSELTDYEFYQDVNRENYIAVELTDKTSVPNALSELRQIYPRMISLERISEQKDITDERYDDIEIKKVSPKEVIANYFEDVTDESLTTKQHEWLEEVLIDVEKEK, from the coding sequence ATGAAATTTTTACAGACAGCTGATTGGCATATAGGACGTAAATTAAATGGATTCAGTCTACTAGAAGAACAACGAGATGCATTTGATAAAATGCTACAGGTTGCGACAGAACAAGATGTCGATGCAATTGTTGTCGCAGGAGATTTATACGATCGCTCGATGCCGTCTGTTGAGGCAGTTGAGTTGTTAAATACGATGATGATTGAGATGAATCTGGTGCATCAATTTCCTGTCTTAGCCATTTCAGGCAATCATGACAGTGCGACAAGATTATCAACAGGATCTCCTTGGCTGGAAAAAGAGCAATTCTATTTATACACACAGTTGGAACAATTTTTCTCTCCTGTTGTGGTAGGTGATACACAGTTCTTTTTACTGCCTTACATTGAGCCGGTTCATGCAAGATTGTATTTTAATGACGATACACTAGTGACTATTCCACTTGTTATGGAACGTCTTATGACAGAAGCAAAATCATTATTTCTACCAGATAAATACCATGTGTTAGTTAGCCACTTTTTTGTGACTGGCGCGTGTAAAAGTGAATCTGAGACACCGCTTGAAGTTGGAGGGCTTTCTAGTGTACCAGCTGATATGTTTGAGCTGTTTGACTATGTGGCATTAGGGCATTTGCATGATAAAAATGCATTAAGCAATCAAGCGTTGATTAAATACAGTGGGTCATTACTGAAATACTCATTATCTGAGAGAAATCAGGATAAAGGTGTCCGTGTAGTGACTCTAAAAGATGACGGCGTAGACAGTCAGTTTATTCCAATAGCCCCTTTACGAGATGTGGCCCTTTTACGTGGCGAATTTTCAGAATTAACAGATTATGAGTTCTATCAAGACGTAAATCGTGAAAATTATATTGCAGTTGAGTTAACTGATAAAACGAGTGTGCCAAATGCTTTATCAGAACTTAGACAAATTTATCCACGAATGATTAGTTTAGAACGTATCAGCGAACAAAAAGATATCACGGATGAGCGCTATGACGATATCGAGATAAAAAAAGTCTCCCCAAAAGAAGTCATTGCAAACTACTTTGAAGACGTGACCGATGAATCTCTAACCACAAAGCAACATGAATGGTTAGAAGAAGTATTGATTGATGTAGAGAAAGAAAAATAG